In Candidatus Paceibacterota bacterium, a genomic segment contains:
- a CDS encoding nucleotide exchange factor GrpE, with protein sequence MKKEKKKKDEKIEYVENLDEEAGNIDIKKKIKKIKSQLKQCQKEKEGYLKGWQKERAEFINYRKAEEKSLEHKEGALKIEIISEILPILDNLERAEKDMPKDLKNNNWVKGMMNIKEQMKNFLKREGVEEMKEEKIFNPEIHEAVAVGKGEEDEILEIFQKGYFLNGRVLRPAKVKVAQK encoded by the coding sequence ATGAAAAAAGAAAAGAAAAAAAAAGATGAAAAGATAGAATATGTTGAAAATTTAGACGAAGAAGCTGGAAATATAGATATTAAAAAAAAGATAAAGAAAATTAAGAGTCAGCTAAAACAATGCCAAAAGGAAAAAGAGGGATATCTTAAAGGATGGCAGAAAGAAAGAGCAGAATTTATAAATTACAGAAAAGCAGAGGAAAAATCTTTAGAGCATAAGGAAGGCGCATTAAAAATTGAAATTATAAGTGAAATTTTACCAATTCTAGATAACCTTGAAAGAGCAGAAAAGGATATGCCAAAAGATTTAAAAAATAATAACTGGGTCAAAGGAATGATGAATATTAAAGAGCAAATGAAAAACTTTTTAAAAAGAGAAGGGGTTGAGGAAATGAAAGAAGAAAAAATATTTAATCCTGAGATTCATGAAGCAGTAGCAGTGGGTAAGGGCGAAGAAGATGAAATTTTAGAAATTTTCCAAAAAGGATATTTTTTAAACGGTAGGGTCTTAAGACCCGCTAAAGTAAAGGTTGCTCAAAAATAA